One window of Hypanus sabinus isolate sHypSab1 chromosome 18, sHypSab1.hap1, whole genome shotgun sequence genomic DNA carries:
- the LOC132407279 gene encoding oocyte zinc finger protein XlCOF6-like, which produces MRFTRSTTLQSHQRVHTGEKPFTCSDCGKGFTRSSDLMTHQRVHTKERPFTCSDCGKGFTSSASLQTHLRIHTGEKPFTCSDCGKRFIRSYDLLTHQRVHTRERPFTCSYCGKGFTRSSHLVTHQRGHTGEKPYTCSVCGKRFIQSGSLQRHQRVHTGEKPFTCSDCGKRFTLSSQLLRHQQVHREKPFICSECGKRFADSSTLQRHQKVHTGEKPFTCSDCGKGFTRSSDLMAHQRVHTGEKPFTCSDCGKGFTRSSDLQRHQRVHTGEKPFTCSECGKRFIDSSTLQKHQKVHTGEKPFTCSDCGKGFTRSSDLMAHQRVHTGEKPFTCSVCGKGFTRSSHLQRHQRVHTGEKPFTCSECGKRFTDSSSLQRHQQVHTGERPFTCSVCGMGFTESCKLNSHQRIHTGEKPFICSDCGKGFTRLSNLQSHQSVHTGEKPFICSDCGKGFSWPCDLMAHQRVHTGERPFTCSDCGMGFTSASILVRHQQVHTGEKPFTCSVCEKRFINSSTLQRHQRVHTGEKPFTCSVCGKGFTQSSNLQIHQRVHTGEKPFTCSECGKRFTDSSTLQRHQQVHTGEKPFTCSVCGKRFTWSFHLLSHQRVHTGKKPFTCSECGKRFTWSSNLQSHQRVHTGEKPFICSVCGKKFTSSSNLQSHQSVHTGEKPFTCSVCGKGFTFPSKLKVHQVVHTGERPFTCSVCGKGFTESSKLKVHQKVHTGKKPFTCSVCGKGFTQSSTLQKHQSVHTF; this is translated from the coding sequence atgagattcactcggtcaaccaccctacagagtcaccagcgagttcacactggggagaagccattcacctgctcagactgtgggaagggattcactcggtcatctgacctaatgactcaccagcgagttcacaccaagGAGcgcccattcacctgctcggactgtgggaagggattcacttcgtcaGCCAGCCTGCAGACACATctgcgaattcacactggggagaagccattcacctgctcagactgtgggaagagattcattcgCTCATAtgacctactgacacaccagcgagttcacaccagggagcggccgttcacctgctcgtactgtgggaagggattcactcggtcatctcacctaGTGACACACCAGcgaggtcacactggggagaagccgtacacctgctcagtctgtgggaagagattcattcaGTCAGGCAGCCTGCAGAgacatcaacgagttcacactggggagaagccattcacctgctcagactgtgggaagagattcactctgtcatcccaactactgagacaccagcaagttcacagggagaagccattcatctgctcagaatgtgggaaaagattcgctgattcatccaccctacagagacaccagaaagttcacactggggagaagcctttcacctgctcagactgtgggaagggattcactcggtcatctgacctaatggctcaccagcgagttcacactggggagaagcctttcacctgctcagactgtgggaagggattcactcggtcatctgacctacagagacatcagcgagttcacactggggagaagccgttcacctgctcagaatgtgggaaaagattcattgattcatccaccctacagaaacaccagaaagttcacactggggagaagcctttcacctgctcagactgtgggaagggattcactcggtcatctgacctaatggctcaccagcgagttcacactggggagaagcctttcacctgctcagtctgtgggaagggattcactcggtcatcccacctacagagacatcagcgagttcacactggggagaagccgttcacctgctcagaatgtgggaagagattcactgattcatcctccctgcagagacaccagcaagttcacactggagagaggccgttcacctgctcagtctgtgggatggGATTCACTGAGTCATGTAAACTGAAcagtcatcagcgaattcacactggggagaagccattcatctgctcagactgtgggaagggattcactcggttatccaacctgcagagtcatcagtcagttcacactggggagaagccattcatctgctcagactgtgggaagggattctcttggCCAtgtgacctaatggctcaccagcgagttcacaccggggagcggccatttacctgttcagactgtgggatggGATTCACTTCGGCATCGATTCTAGtgagacaccagcaagttcacactggggagaagccattcacctgctcagtctgtgagaagagattcatcaactcttccaccctacagaggcaccagcgtgttcacactggagagaagccattcacctgctcagtctgcgggaagggatttactcagtcatccaatctacagatacaccagcgagttcacactggggagaagccattcacctgctcagaatgtgggaagagattcactgattcatccaccctacagagacaccagcaagttcacactggggagaagcctttcacctgctcagtctgtgggaagagattcacttggtcatttcacctgctgagtcatcagcgagttcacactgggaagaagccattcacctgctcagaatgtgggaagagattcacttggtcatccaacctgcagagtcatcagcgagttcacaccggggagaagccattcatctgctcagtctgtgggaagaaattcacttcgtcatccaacctgcagagtcatcagtcagttcacactggggagaaaccattcacctgctcagtctgtgggaagggattcactttcccatctaaactgaaggtacatcaggtggttcacactggggagaggccattcacctgctcagtctgtgggaagggattcactgaatcatctaaactgaaggtacaccagaaagttcacactgggaagaagccgttcacctgctcagtctgtgggaaaggattcactcagtcctcCACCCTCCagaaacaccagtcagttcacacattCTGA